The window TTACTGTCTACTCCCATTCTGCGAACGGCACAGATATGAAAGACACCTTAGTAGtttcatctttttttgttttgtatttctcAGAGAAGAAAGGCTGAaggtcccctctcctcccaacGAGTGGCCTTTGTGGAACAGCACAGAGGGTGAACGCGGTGTCAGAGAATGGCCCGTTTGTCTGCTCCGCTCAGGCTCTGCCTCGAATCACTGTGTTCCAACTCCTGTGTGAGTAGCTTGAAATACTCTGATGACGGGAGGCACAGTTATGCAATCAGAGCACCACATTATTATACCAGGTAATTGGAGGAACATGcaaattagaagaaaaaaaaaatgtatggcatgCGGCTGTTTGCTTTGCTGTATTTAGGTCTTGTCAGAAAGAACTTTGATAACCAATGGGGAAAAAGTAATTAATTGGACCAACTAATCGACTCGTCAATTCTGGTCGTTAACAGGCAATTGGACAAAGCTTTGGAAAAAAAGTACACTTATCTTTCACTTtgacacaacaaccacaacCTCTGTGTAATTTGGCTACTGATCAGTTGCTCTAACTTATGCAGAGACAATAAGGTTAAAATGGGTTGGGATGAATGCAGTTGAAATTTCAGTAGGACCTTGCATACAACTTAAATTTTTACATCCATTAGTAAACCAGTGGCACTAGTGATCCActcaaaaaaaaatcctctttgTCTCTGACAGTACCTCTGCCTCAGAGCAGCCAAGATATGAATAAATGATGAAGTACTTGCTTCTCTTTAGAGTTTGTGGTTGCTGCGCCCGTTTTAAAGATTCAGTTTACTTGtttaaataataatcataagagaaaatatttaaataagcaGTTATTGACTGTTTCCCTCAGCCCAGCATAAGAAAGCAGCAAAGTAtgtgataatttttttgcattcaATACACTTCAATAATGGCAGAAATACACAATGTTCCACAAACATCTAGGAAGATGCAGTCTTGAATACTGTTTCTGCAAGAACACATGTCCTTAAGTTCAAACAGTTTGTGTTTTTGGCAAGTACAGTCTGAAGGGAGGTTTTCAATCAATAGACACTCCATCCAGGCAAAACGCTGTAACAGAGTAGCCATAACTCCATCATTCGTAACTAGAGTCAAAAGGTCAGGGTACTAGAACTCCACGTCCTTGCTCCGACATccactccacctccctcccatgACTGGTGCTGGGCTGCATTTCCCATGCAAGGCTCACAGTTCTCAGGCCCTATGACAGCCAGCAGTGGCCAGGGACGCAACCCTCCGACCAACCTCCGACTGTCtggaaacaaccacaccgtctgaGGCAGTGAGTCTCCGCCAAGCCTGTCCTGTTCCGCTAGGCATCAGCGTGAGACACGCCTACTGCTTTAGCGACACGCCACCAACTGGGACGCCATGATCCTCAGGGAGGCCCTACACGTGGCATGTGGAGCGCGCGCAAACGGACCCCTGTCCGTGACCCGGCCCGGGGCCAAACGGTTTCTCACTGTCCACGCGCTGCACGCAGAATGAACAGAGGCGTTTTAAACCCTTCCGGAAGGCACTGTTGGACAGGCTGTAGATCAGGCAGTTACAGAAGCTGTTGCTGATCGCCAGCCAGGTGGTGAGGAACGAGGCGGCGGGGTGACGGTAGATGCCGGCGCTCTCCAGCAGGAAGTACAGTATGTAGGGAAGCCAGAGGAGGTAGAAGACGCTGGTGATGCGAAACAGCACCATGGCATAGCGTTTGTCCGTGCACGCCGGGGCGTGCTGGCCGTCCTGCCCCGGGGAAGACTCCTGCGGGCTGAAGCGGGCACGGCGCTCGCTGATCTCCCTGGTGTGCTGCCGGCAGATGCGGAAGATGTTGGCGTAGGTGAAGCAGACCGTCATGGCGGCCGGCACGTACAGAAGCACCACGATGAATGACGTGAAGAGCGGCCTGGTCTCCCACTTCACCGCGCACCATTCAACCAAGTCGCCGTGGTAGCCGGGCTTACCCCAGCCGAAGAAGGAAGGCAGGAAGACGAGGGCTGAGTACAACCAGATGAGGAGGATGCACGCACGGATCCGGCACGGCGTCACCAGCGTGGCGTACGACAGCGGCCGTGTTATGGCCATGTACCGGTCCACGCTGACACATGCCAGCGACGCCATCGACACACTCTTCAGCACGGAGACCATGTACCCGAACACCTTGCAGGTGACCTCGGCGTTGATTCCTTTCAGGTGGtgcagcagggacagggaagggATGAGGCAGCTAACGCCAACCAGAAGGTCCGCGTAGGCCATGGTCTGGATAAAGGCGctggtggtgtggtggtggagCAGCGGAGCACAGTGGAACACAAAGATAACCACCAGGTTTCCGGAGATAATGAGCACGGTGAGCATTAAGATGACGGCAACCTCTAAAAGGCAGATGTTGAAGATCTGGGAGTAGCCCACGTCCAGGAGACAGAAAGGAGGGCGGCTCTGGTTCACGAGCTCAAGGTCCAGCAGGTCCAGGGAAGAGTTCATCATCTTGCAGCCAGGGAGCCTTCTGAAAGCACCTGGTCTGGTACCAGATCCAGGGAGTTGAGGGCTTTGGCCAAGGCCGTTCAGTAGCTCGTCTTGGTTCTAGCTATCAGTAGATAGGGCTCAACCCCAAAAGACTTGAGCTGCGTACCCTCTGACATGTCAGCAGCAATGAGAGGGCTAGCCTTCTGGCTACAATCAGAGACTAGGGACTCCCTCAGCGTAGCCCTCACTGCACAGATATACAGGAGTCACACAGCCAGCAGCAAGACAAATACTCATATGCCCTCTCGTACTACTCCTGGTTCTCTCCTCAGAAAAGGCACAGCCAACATTTGTAACGGTGGGatccaatatatatttaaaaccaTCAAATAAATTTGATCTTCTTGGAAGAATTCCTTTGTCTCATAAAAATGCAGGAAAAGTTCTCCAATATCCCAAGTGATGGAGAATCTAATGCTTCCAGAGACTGTTGTGTCCTCTACTTTAATCTTCTCCCCCAAATATGGACAGATCAGATGGATCGATTCCAAAAGGAGTCCAAAACTGATGTTTAGCTAATCTCGCCTTTCACAGAGGAGAAAGGCGAGGAAACTTAACCGGTCTTCCCCCTTACACCGGCAGCCGACAGTAGAAAATGTAAACTTAAGTGATTGAGGATGAAGGAACAGCCTGAAGGAGGTCACTGGCAATTCAAACCGAGCCTGGGTCTCCCCAGAGGCAGCAGCAGAAGCGCCTGGACTGGAAATGAGATTGCAGGAGGAGCAGGCATGCCGTAGCAGAgactccctccgtctctccctctgtgctCTATTTTCTTTGGAGCTGATTCAGCCTTGTTTCTCTCCTGCTCTGCTttacactccctccctctctctgtctcaggctctgtctctctctctctcattttcctTGCTCTGGCTTTCTCTCTGCAGCAGGCAGGCCAAAGTAACTCCACCCCATGTTATAACTCCACCCCCTGTTCTAACTCCAGCCAGTAAGCAGCTGGCGGAGCACAAGTCTACCTCATCACTCTCATGGCTGGCTGGCCGGCTGGCTGAACACGgaacactctcacactcccacacacactcactcctctctctcaaacacacacaatgttaattaaacATACCTAGTCCATTCGGTCATCATCAGTCAAGATGTTAAAAATGCCTAAATGCAAATGCCTCTCAGATCTATCAAGACATAGCACTACCGTTCAAATTTTGGGGTCGCTTAGAAATGtactgtttttttaaagaaaagcatgttttttgtccatcaaaataacatcacatttgaACAGAAATACAGAGTAGATACTGTTAATGCTATAAATGACTACTATTTAATGGAACATCCACACAGGCATAATGAGGACCAttttcagcaaccatcagtcctctGTGCCAATTGCACGTTGTGTtcgctaatccaagtttatccttttaaaaggctaattgatcattagaaaacaattttgcaattgttagcacagctgaaataTGTTGACTAAagtagcaataaaactggccttcttttgacTACTGTAGTtaagtatctggagcatcaacaATTGTgtgttcaattacaggctcaaaatggccagaaacaaataactttcttctgaaactcatcagtctctTCATGTTCtcagaaatgaaggctattccatgtgagaaactgcaaagaaactgaagatttcatacaatgctgtgtatgtactactcccttcacagaacagagcagaCTGGCTCCAACCAGAATagaatgaggagtgggaggccccgttgcacaactgagcaagagtgtctagttggagaaacagaccccaaacttttggaCGGTAGTGTACATTTTGGCATTTACATAACCCTAATATCTGCTTCCTAGTGTGCACACATGCTATGTTTTTAACATGGACAAAGAGAAGCATCCTCACCACAGCACCTAACTGCATTACTGACATCCAATGCCCTTGCTCTCCACTCTCTGCCCTTCTGGGCATAATCCACCTCCAGCAAGGATAACAAAATATCTGGACATTTGGTGATGATGAATCAACCCTTTTACTACTGGCATTGGGGCTGCTGATACATATCTACTGAGTATATTGGGGAAGTTAAGCAAACTTCTGACTCCAATTGTTTCTCATTTTCTTACTTCCTCACTAGGAGAATGCACATGGAATGACACGATGGCGCCTAGTTGAACTGATAAGTGGATATTATCAGTGCCTTAAAACGTATGTGTTTTTTGGAGCCTGGCCAGAATGTTCGGGGTACTATTCCACTAATTTCCTTCTCAGCAGCTCCGTCCTCTAACACAGCCTTAAAAGTATTGTGGGAGGTTCTACATATCAGATAAGTCATCAAAATCCATAACAACCATGACCAGGCTATAAAACGGCAATGGTAGGATACTGTATTTTAGCAGATGTGTTTTCCAGCTAATGTCTAAACTTGGGAAGAAAATATGCCTCTGAACCTTGGGCACCACTGAAACTAATGACAGCACCACCCATTAACATGCAGCCAGAATTTCAATGAAACAATACCACATAGATATTTAAGACCATGTTTCCACAGTTTCCATGTTTACAAGTAGCTTAATGTGACATGTATTAACTGTCCCTGGGGTTTCATGCTGGGCAAGATGACTGGGTTGACGTTCTCTCCCCTCCTTAAGCCCCTTCATTGTTGAGTGGGTGGTGGTGTCTTTGAGTGTCTGAACCTCTGCAGGCTGCGTCACCAGAAGATGTTGCTAACTTCTCTAAAGATCACAACGGATCTGAGGTAATCTTAGTTACCTACAGGTAGAGTTGAGGAATTCTTTAGGCTGTTGCTTAAGTTAGAGGATCATCTACTCCATGACTATAACCAAAAACGAGACATCCAACTTCATGTGAAATCTATGGATTAAGACAATGAAAGCCTTGTATTTGGGCAGAGAGAAGAAGCCGGACTGAAATGTTGCCTACTCTCCTGTCTCTACAGTGACTGACTGCATTGTCTTGAAAATGTTCTTCATATCTGTCAGATGAATGTCTCTTGTCAGTATTGATGAGTAGGTCTGgctgtgttaatgtttttgtgtcCGTTCGTCTGTTTCACTTTGATCCAACCGTCCATCTAAGccgtgtctgtctctctcagccgtgtctgtctgtctgtctgagctgtctctgtcagtcagcCTCTCTGAGccatctgtttgtctgtgtctctgagccgtgtcggtctgtctgtctgtctgtctgtctgtctgtgtgtctctgagcCGTGTCGGTCagtcggtctgtctgtgtgtgtctctgagccGTGTCGGTcggtctttctgtctgtctgtctgtctgtctctgagccgtgtcggtcggtctgtctgtctgtctgtctgtctgtctgtgtgtctctgagccgtgtcggtcggtctgtctatctgtctgtctctgagctgtgtctgtctgtctgtgtctctgagccatgtctgtccgtctgtctgtctgaaccGTCGcggtctgtctgtccatctgagCCGGGTCTGTTTGTTCTGGCCCGGATGTCTCTGTTAGTTCTGCAGTGTCTCAAGCCTCGTAGCAGAGAGATAGATGTAGGCTGATGGAGCCCGAAGGAACAGAAACACTCCCCCAACttgtgcgcgcacacacgcacaccctcaGAGatacacaagtttgtacagccaccctcatggggaccagaaaatagaaattgcatgctcccttgccctaaccctaaccctaatttaaccctaaacctaaccctaacctcaataaagtaaaatgtatgcctaaactttacctagatgtaatgcataaccttaaccctaaacttaaccaacaacgcctggaccttaacgaatccccaattctaactatagaCTAAATTGTAAAGTTGACCCTAAACCTacaccctgagccggaaattgactttttcctcacggggaccggcaaaaggtcccaatgagtcaaatattttctggttttactatactcctTGGGACATTaggtccccatgagtttagtaagacctaacacacacacacacacacacacacagctacactcAGAGTGGGACACACACCTCTCTGTGCTCTGCTCTAGCTTTCACGCACCTCCCCGGTCTGCCGCACGAAGGGCTAAAAATAGAGGCTTCTGAAAGGTGGGGAGTCGACAAGACAACACTGGGCTCATCCATtaccagagagagagggggacagacagCGAGTGAGATATCAGTAAGACAAGCTTGGATTACCCATTATGAGACAGGAGAGAAagttggaaagagagaaagcaggagataaaggggaagagagagagagagagaaatgggggagggacaagagagagggagaaatgctCTCCTCTGGTGCTGGGAGAAAGGcaaggagggtggaggagaccACAGCTGCACACAGGTTCAGCTCAGAGCTCTATCCAATTAGCTCTTGAAAGCTCAACAGCCCAAAGGCGATAGACACCACGGTGCCTGGCCATCAAggtgcagacacacggcccaaACAGCTACGGTGGGCTACCCAGCATATCAAGTCAACGTGCATCAGCCGGTTAGCATCGCAGTTTCAGAAAACGAGAACAATTTCTCTTCCAGAACAGTGGCATGATGGTGTTTTCACGTCTCCCTGAGAAAAAAGGGCCTGGAATTCGTCAAAGAAAAGGCTTTGATCATTTGCTGTCAGAGTGATGCTCCAGGAGCAAAACAGGCTCAGCCCTGGTGTTAACGTTCTGTGATGGAtgtggagacacacacacacacacacacacggcactAAAAGGGATTCGAACTCATGCAAATATTCTTCACATCAAGGCAGACCATAACGGCTGAGAGAGATCAGTACTTAGCCAGCTGTCTTGCTCTGTTCTTAGGTAGGCCTGAAGGACACATGCAGCTAGCctgaggcaggcaggcagacagacaaacaagacTGACACGTCTTGCCGACCAGACAGCCAGGACAGAGAATAGCGAGCAGGGAAACAGGCGGAACATTGTGGGAGCGTTTGTTTTCCCTCCCAGCGTGAGGGCGAGGTGGCATGCGTGGGGCCTGGGCGTCGGTGGGCCGGCAGCTGCGCCGTGTCTGacccctgctctctctgtttatgGACAGAAGGACTGGGGAACATCTGGAGGCGGTGTGGAGGTatgggctggctggctggctggctggctggctggctgggtgggtgggtgtggtgtggtgtggtgtgtcgGTCTCTCTGAATGAGTGTGTCAAAACCACCAGCCAACCGGTGACCAGCCACCGAACAAGTAGCTGGGCTGGGTACAGACTGAGCAGTACACCTCGCTCAACCACTGGACCCTATAATCAGGTAAAACACACAATGTGGACATcaccaggaggaggaggtggagccaggaggacagagacagtagGTAAGACTAGAAGGCTGTGAGGAAgatgagacagagaaggaggatACTGATAGAAAGAGGAGACAAGGAGGCTGAGATTAGGACACgaaaagggggaggagagaaaggagaggttaGAGTAGGATGAAGGAGGTGCCAGCAAAAACGAGCGCAAGATGTAGCTGGAAAAATTGTGAAAAATTGATTGGGGATCACTGATTGAGAAAACTGCTGGAGAAGACGTATTAGGAGGAAAAAGGAGGATGacaaaagggagaaagagaagggaaaaggaggcagatgatgatgatgaagagaaGCAGAAGAAGGAATGGATCTGTCCGGATTGGGCTGGCTAACAGAGACAGTCATTTGGTCAAGCAATGCTCCTCTTCAGTCCCTTAGCCGCGCCTACTCAGTAGCAGACATAAGGAACAAGGATTCAGAAGGGATCAGGGATTTCCATAGTTCCATGTTCTACATTGTAGTTCGTTCATCATCAATCAGTCCGGATCAAGGCTTGCAGTTCAGACAGGTACACACAGTGTCTATACAAAAGAACCAATGAATGGTCCATTCTTGTTACGGTGGCATGCGTACAGTATATACCATCGGGATGGTAGACTTAATGGAAATTGTGATGCGGACTCCAAAAAGGGAAAATCCGATCCGTTTTCAGCCCATGGTTCAGTGTTAGGACATGGAAAACGCAGCTCAGCTCAGGGCAGCTCAACAGCTCAATGGACAATGtacgtgtcccaaatggcatccagTCTACCAGTCTAGTCAACAGGTTATGACAGGGCTGTGGACAACAGTAGGGCACAGTGTAGGTGATAGGATGCCGTTTGGAATAACTCAAAGTTAGCATAATCATAACTTAAACCCTGAGGGGATATTAATAGCCATAACTCTAGGTACTAGTACTTACAAATTGCTTCAAAAGACTAAATAATACGCACAATATATAACCTAAACCTAGGAATATTtatgttacatgttttattgaggtataaaaaaatttaaaaaatttaaaatcgGACTGACTGGAAAGAGCTGTTTTGTACCCAGAATGATTCCAAACTTGAGATCTTTGTACCACCTGGTAAAATGTTTGAAACCTTAAATAGAATGCTGGTCAGATCCTGTAGTATTTCCTGCTGCCAAAATCCATTGAAACAAGTACAATAGTggagagaccccccccccccccacaaaagtTCACATGAGGCTTGCCTATAGTCAAGAGACCACAAAGCCAATGTGTGGCATTGTGTACACAAGGACACATATTTTCTCAAAAGCAATGTGCTAAAACGAATGACTCCACACAagcagttttttgttttgtttaacccCTGAACATTTTTAATTCATAATTCAATTCATGGCCTTGGGACCAGCTATAACCTCCATATGGACAGGGCTCCCTGAGGGCCACAACAGTGGCCTTCTGGAACCACTCCAGAACAGACTGAATTATTCGGAAACGTTCCGCCGGGATGTTGGATCCATGACGATTCGACGGCATCACCCATTGCTGCGGATTGTATGGCGATGAATTCATGCTGTGCACAGCCCATTTCAgcgcatcccaaacatgctctattggattaaggtctggggGCTGCACAGGAAGCCCAACAGAACTTGCTGTCATGTTCCTGGAACTGTTGTGAGAATGTACGTGCTGTGTAACATGTCCCGTTACCCCTGGAACCATTTGGAGACTATACGTGCTAGGTGACACGCTGCGTCATCCTGCTAGAAATGTCCATGAGACGGACACTGAACTGTAGTCATGACGGGACGCACCTGGTCAGCAACAATGTTCAGATACGCTGTGACACTCAAACCATGCTCAAACGCTATCAAGGGCCTAACATTTGCCAGGAAAACATTCCCCGCACCATTTTCCTGTTCGCTCATCTCCCTGTAGTTCAAACAGACACTCCCCAACCACACTGCAGTAGCTGTTCTAATCTAGTGTCCCCTGCTCTCCCATGTGGAATTTCTGCTGTCAACAAGGCCAGGTTTATCAGCCTATGCTGCCTTTCAGGCCCTTGACTTTCTGGCCCTAACAGAGACCTGAACTGCCCAGAAAATGCTGCCACTTTAGCTGCTCGCTTCATCTGACCTCCCATAGACACAGTCCTGCCTTCCTTCTCTATGGCTAAGTGATTCACCAGGAACTCACAGGAGAGGGCTGCTGGCAGCTCCGTGAAAACAGAGGAAATTTAAATTAGCAGGTGTTTGTGACCCCAATAATCATTCCTCACTCAAAGTTAGGTCACAAGTTTGGCCAGTTCTAACATTCAACTGAACATTGACTGAATGCACCAACGCCAGTCTACCTTCTTTATATAGCAAGCCAATGGCTAGTTGTCGGTTTGGAGTTATCTATTTTGGTGAAGGGGTGATGTGTCTAAGCAAGATTTCCTTCAAAAGCAAACAAGCCGCAGTACTGGAGATCAAACGTAGCGGAGTGGACAACACTCGGGGTGAGAATGATTGGACGACAACACTCGGGGTGAGAATGATTGGACAGTTAGTGTGTGACTGTGGGTCGTGTGCATTCGCGCACAATCATGAACAGGAGCCTGACGGCATTCCTATCTGACACAGGAAGCGCCTTCATCAGAGACACTTAAGGGGATTTTTCCaggttgctgctgctgctgctgccccCCCCCGACACTGTCCGCTGAcgctctcctctccccccctccgACACTGTCCGCTGAcgctctcctctccccccctccgA is drawn from Esox lucius isolate fEsoLuc1 chromosome 14, fEsoLuc1.pri, whole genome shotgun sequence and contains these coding sequences:
- the LOC105014767 gene encoding probable G-protein coupled receptor 21 gives rise to the protein MMNSSLDLLDLELVNQSRPPFCLLDVGYSQIFNICLLEVAVILMLTVLIISGNLVVIFVFHCAPLLHHHTTSAFIQTMAYADLLVGVSCLIPSLSLLHHLKGINAEVTCKVFGYMVSVLKSVSMASLACVSVDRYMAITRPLSYATLVTPCRIRACILLIWLYSALVFLPSFFGWGKPGYHGDLVEWCAVKWETRPLFTSFIVVLLYVPAAMTVCFTYANIFRICRQHTREISERRARFSPQESSPGQDGQHAPACTDKRYAMVLFRITSVFYLLWLPYILYFLLESAGIYRHPAASFLTTWLAISNSFCNCLIYSLSNSAFRKGLKRLCSFCVQRVDSEKPFGPGPGHGQGSVCARSTCHV